A window of Lagopus muta isolate bLagMut1 chromosome 14, bLagMut1 primary, whole genome shotgun sequence contains these coding sequences:
- the MED7 gene encoding mediator of RNA polymerase II transcription subunit 7, producing MGEPQQVSALPPPPMQYIKEYTDENIRKGLAPKPPPPVKDSYMMFGNQFQCDDLIIRPLESQGIERLHPMQFDHKKELRKLNMSILVNFLDLLDILIRSPGSIKREEKLEDLKLLFVHVHHLINEYRPHQARETLRVMMEVQKRQRLETAERFQKHLERVVEMIQNCLASLPDDLPHSEGGLGVKTEPMDADDGNSCIGQSEKQRERSGCKRDQVLDKDAAMCSIIDEMT from the coding sequence ATGGGTGAACCTCAGCAAGTGAGTGCCCTTCCTCCACCTCCAATGCAATATATAAAAGAATATACTGATGAAAACATACGTAAAGGTCTGGCACCGAAGCCACCTCCACCTGTGAAAGACAGTTACATGATGTTTGGTAATCAGTTCCAGTGTGATGACTTAATTATCCGACCCTTGGAAAGCCAGGGTATTGAACGGCTGCATCCGATGCAGTTTGATCACAAAAAGGAATTAAGGAAACTTAACATGTCTATCTTGGTCAACTTTTTGGATCTCTTGGATATCTTGATAAGGAGTCCAGGGAGTATAAAGCGAGAAGAGAAACTGGAGGACCTGAAACTGCTGTTTGTTCATGTGCATCATCTTATAAATGAGTACCGTCCCCACCAAGCTAGGGAGACCCTGAGAGTCATGATGGAAGTGCAGAAACGTCAGCGTCTGGAAACTGCAGAGCGATTTCAGAAGCATTTAGAGAGAGTTGTGGAGATGATTCAGAACTGCCTGGCATCATTGCCTGATGATCTCCCTCATTCAGAGGGAGGACTGGGAGTGAAAACAGAACCAATGGACGCTGATGATGGCAACAGCTGCATTGGACAGAGTGAGAAGCAGAGAGAACGTTCTGGCTGCAAGAGAGATCAGGTTTTAGACAAAGATGCAGCTATGTGTAGCATTATTGATGAAATGACATGA
- the LOC125700440 gene encoding hepatitis A virus cellular receptor 1 homolog isoform X5 yields the protein MSSHYFLDWILLIWLAGPTVSGLLVRGEVGQNITMPCFYTVRTEHDITSVCWGRDACPPSKCSRPIIWTDGRKVTEGYHAKYVLKGNLLKGDVSLTILNAQETDSGTYCCRVEIPGWFNDKTTNLQVVVERAPGSASEASFTVRTWPPVSLSEAPETASGSYSSISDYPEVTSSLQNSSISTHSQQYSEKSVYLRTGLCVGFLLILGLGLFLGRRYLRNMKKLSKFASSVAFWRPERAGNQSALEVEIHAEENIYTIH from the exons ATGTCTTCTCATTACTTCCTGGACTGGATCCTTCTGATCTGGCTTGCAG GCCCTACAGTGTCAGGACTGCTGGTGAGGGGAGAGGTTGGTCAGAACATCACCATGCCCTGCTTTTACACGGTTAGGACAGAACATGACATCACCTCAGTGTGCTGGGGCCGTGATGCCTGCCCCCCTTCCAAATGTTCTCGCCCCATTATCTGGACAGATGGGAGGAAGGTGACAGAGGGGTACCACGCAAAGTATGTGCTGAAAGGGAACCTGCTGAAGGGCGACGTGTCCCTCACCATCCTGAATGCCCAGGAAACAGACAGTGGGACGTATTGCTGCCGTGTGGAGATCCCAGGGTGGTTCAACGACAAGACAACCAACCTCCAGGTGGTGGTTGAGAGAG CTCCTGGGAGTGCCAGTGAAGCGTCCTTTACTGTCAGAACGTGGCCACcagtttctctttcagaagCTCCTGAGACT GCCTCTGGTTCCTACTCAAGCATCTCAGACTACCCAGAAGTAACCTCCAGCCTGCAG AATTCATCCATATCAACTCACAGTCAGCAGTATTCAGAAAAGAGTGTTTACCTCAGAACTGGATTGTGCGTGGGGTTTCTGCTCATCCTCGGTTTGGGTCTGTTCCTAGGTAGAC GATATTTACGCAATATGAAGAAACTGAGTAAGTTTGCAAG CTCTGTTGCATTTTGGAGACCAGAACGTGCTGGGAACCAAAGTGCCTTGGAAGTTGAGATCCACGCAGAGGAAAACATTTACACAATACACTAA
- the LOC125700440 gene encoding hepatitis A virus cellular receptor 2-like isoform X6, which yields MSSHYFLDWILLIWLAGPTVSGLLVRGEVGQNITMPCFYTVRTEHDITSVCWGRDACPPSKCSRPIIWTDGRKVTEGYHAKYVLKGNLLKGDVSLTILNAQETDSGTYCCRVEIPGWFNDKTTNLQVVVERAPGSASEASFTVRTWPPVSLSEAPETNSSISTHSQQYSEKSVYLRTGLCVGFLLILGLGLFLGRRYLRNMKKLSKFASLVFTHVCSSVAFWRPERAGNQSALEVEIHAEENIYTIH from the exons ATGTCTTCTCATTACTTCCTGGACTGGATCCTTCTGATCTGGCTTGCAG GCCCTACAGTGTCAGGACTGCTGGTGAGGGGAGAGGTTGGTCAGAACATCACCATGCCCTGCTTTTACACGGTTAGGACAGAACATGACATCACCTCAGTGTGCTGGGGCCGTGATGCCTGCCCCCCTTCCAAATGTTCTCGCCCCATTATCTGGACAGATGGGAGGAAGGTGACAGAGGGGTACCACGCAAAGTATGTGCTGAAAGGGAACCTGCTGAAGGGCGACGTGTCCCTCACCATCCTGAATGCCCAGGAAACAGACAGTGGGACGTATTGCTGCCGTGTGGAGATCCCAGGGTGGTTCAACGACAAGACAACCAACCTCCAGGTGGTGGTTGAGAGAG CTCCTGGGAGTGCCAGTGAAGCGTCCTTTACTGTCAGAACGTGGCCACcagtttctctttcagaagCTCCTGAGACT AATTCATCCATATCAACTCACAGTCAGCAGTATTCAGAAAAGAGTGTTTACCTCAGAACTGGATTGTGCGTGGGGTTTCTGCTCATCCTCGGTTTGGGTCTGTTCCTAGGTAGAC GATATTTACGCAATATGAAGAAACTGAGTAAGTTTGCAAG CCTTGTTTTTACTCATGTGTGCAGCTCTGTTGCATTTTGGAGACCAGAACGTGCTGGGAACCAAAGTGCCTTGGAAGTTGAGATCCACGCAGAGGAAAACATTTACACAATACACTAA
- the LOC125700440 gene encoding hepatitis A virus cellular receptor 1 homolog isoform X1, whose translation MSSHYFLDWILLIWLAGPTVSGLLVRGEVGQNITMPCFYTVRTEHDITSVCWGRDACPPSKCSRPIIWTDGRKVTEGYHAKYVLKGNLLKGDVSLTILNAQETDSGTYCCRVEIPGWFNDKTTNLQVVVERARVSTATPLTHTSPPTSAPGSASEASFTVRTWPPVSLSEAPETASGSYSSISDYPEVTSSLQNSSISTHSQQYSEKSVYLRTGLCVGFLLILGLGLFLGRRYLRNMKKLSKFASLVFTHVCSSVAFWRPERAGNQSALEVEIHAEENIYTIH comes from the exons ATGTCTTCTCATTACTTCCTGGACTGGATCCTTCTGATCTGGCTTGCAG GCCCTACAGTGTCAGGACTGCTGGTGAGGGGAGAGGTTGGTCAGAACATCACCATGCCCTGCTTTTACACGGTTAGGACAGAACATGACATCACCTCAGTGTGCTGGGGCCGTGATGCCTGCCCCCCTTCCAAATGTTCTCGCCCCATTATCTGGACAGATGGGAGGAAGGTGACAGAGGGGTACCACGCAAAGTATGTGCTGAAAGGGAACCTGCTGAAGGGCGACGTGTCCCTCACCATCCTGAATGCCCAGGAAACAGACAGTGGGACGTATTGCTGCCGTGTGGAGATCCCAGGGTGGTTCAACGACAAGACAACCAACCTCCAGGTGGTGGTTGAGAGAG CTAGGGTCTCTACTGCAACTCCTCTCACTCACACCTCTCCACCGACCTCAG CTCCTGGGAGTGCCAGTGAAGCGTCCTTTACTGTCAGAACGTGGCCACcagtttctctttcagaagCTCCTGAGACT GCCTCTGGTTCCTACTCAAGCATCTCAGACTACCCAGAAGTAACCTCCAGCCTGCAG AATTCATCCATATCAACTCACAGTCAGCAGTATTCAGAAAAGAGTGTTTACCTCAGAACTGGATTGTGCGTGGGGTTTCTGCTCATCCTCGGTTTGGGTCTGTTCCTAGGTAGAC GATATTTACGCAATATGAAGAAACTGAGTAAGTTTGCAAG CCTTGTTTTTACTCATGTGTGCAGCTCTGTTGCATTTTGGAGACCAGAACGTGCTGGGAACCAAAGTGCCTTGGAAGTTGAGATCCACGCAGAGGAAAACATTTACACAATACACTAA
- the LOC125700440 gene encoding hepatitis A virus cellular receptor 1 homolog isoform X2: MSSHYFLDWILLIWLAGPTVSGLLVRGEVGQNITMPCFYTVRTEHDITSVCWGRDACPPSKCSRPIIWTDGRKVTEGYHAKYVLKGNLLKGDVSLTILNAQETDSGTYCCRVEIPGWFNDKTTNLQVVVERARVSTATPLTHTSPPTSAPGSASEASFTVRTWPPVSLSEAPETASGSYSSISDYPEVTSSLQNSSISTHSQQYSEKSVYLRTGLCVGFLLILGLGLFLGRRYLRNMKKLSKFASSVAFWRPERAGNQSALEVEIHAEENIYTIH, encoded by the exons ATGTCTTCTCATTACTTCCTGGACTGGATCCTTCTGATCTGGCTTGCAG GCCCTACAGTGTCAGGACTGCTGGTGAGGGGAGAGGTTGGTCAGAACATCACCATGCCCTGCTTTTACACGGTTAGGACAGAACATGACATCACCTCAGTGTGCTGGGGCCGTGATGCCTGCCCCCCTTCCAAATGTTCTCGCCCCATTATCTGGACAGATGGGAGGAAGGTGACAGAGGGGTACCACGCAAAGTATGTGCTGAAAGGGAACCTGCTGAAGGGCGACGTGTCCCTCACCATCCTGAATGCCCAGGAAACAGACAGTGGGACGTATTGCTGCCGTGTGGAGATCCCAGGGTGGTTCAACGACAAGACAACCAACCTCCAGGTGGTGGTTGAGAGAG CTAGGGTCTCTACTGCAACTCCTCTCACTCACACCTCTCCACCGACCTCAG CTCCTGGGAGTGCCAGTGAAGCGTCCTTTACTGTCAGAACGTGGCCACcagtttctctttcagaagCTCCTGAGACT GCCTCTGGTTCCTACTCAAGCATCTCAGACTACCCAGAAGTAACCTCCAGCCTGCAG AATTCATCCATATCAACTCACAGTCAGCAGTATTCAGAAAAGAGTGTTTACCTCAGAACTGGATTGTGCGTGGGGTTTCTGCTCATCCTCGGTTTGGGTCTGTTCCTAGGTAGAC GATATTTACGCAATATGAAGAAACTGAGTAAGTTTGCAAG CTCTGTTGCATTTTGGAGACCAGAACGTGCTGGGAACCAAAGTGCCTTGGAAGTTGAGATCCACGCAGAGGAAAACATTTACACAATACACTAA
- the LOC125700440 gene encoding hepatitis A virus cellular receptor 2-like isoform X3, which translates to MSSHYFLDWILLIWLAGPTVSGLLVRGEVGQNITMPCFYTVRTEHDITSVCWGRDACPPSKCSRPIIWTDGRKVTEGYHAKYVLKGNLLKGDVSLTILNAQETDSGTYCCRVEIPGWFNDKTTNLQVVVERAPGSASEASFTVRTWPPVSLSEAPETASGSYSSISDYPEVTSSLQNSSISTHSQQYSEKSVYLRTGLCVGFLLILGLGLFLGRRYLRNMKKLSKFASLVFTHVCSSVAFWRPERAGNQSALEVEIHAEENIYTIH; encoded by the exons ATGTCTTCTCATTACTTCCTGGACTGGATCCTTCTGATCTGGCTTGCAG GCCCTACAGTGTCAGGACTGCTGGTGAGGGGAGAGGTTGGTCAGAACATCACCATGCCCTGCTTTTACACGGTTAGGACAGAACATGACATCACCTCAGTGTGCTGGGGCCGTGATGCCTGCCCCCCTTCCAAATGTTCTCGCCCCATTATCTGGACAGATGGGAGGAAGGTGACAGAGGGGTACCACGCAAAGTATGTGCTGAAAGGGAACCTGCTGAAGGGCGACGTGTCCCTCACCATCCTGAATGCCCAGGAAACAGACAGTGGGACGTATTGCTGCCGTGTGGAGATCCCAGGGTGGTTCAACGACAAGACAACCAACCTCCAGGTGGTGGTTGAGAGAG CTCCTGGGAGTGCCAGTGAAGCGTCCTTTACTGTCAGAACGTGGCCACcagtttctctttcagaagCTCCTGAGACT GCCTCTGGTTCCTACTCAAGCATCTCAGACTACCCAGAAGTAACCTCCAGCCTGCAG AATTCATCCATATCAACTCACAGTCAGCAGTATTCAGAAAAGAGTGTTTACCTCAGAACTGGATTGTGCGTGGGGTTTCTGCTCATCCTCGGTTTGGGTCTGTTCCTAGGTAGAC GATATTTACGCAATATGAAGAAACTGAGTAAGTTTGCAAG CCTTGTTTTTACTCATGTGTGCAGCTCTGTTGCATTTTGGAGACCAGAACGTGCTGGGAACCAAAGTGCCTTGGAAGTTGAGATCCACGCAGAGGAAAACATTTACACAATACACTAA
- the LOC125700440 gene encoding hepatitis A virus cellular receptor 1 homolog isoform X4 codes for MSSHYFLDWILLIWLAGPTVSGLLVRGEVGQNITMPCFYTVRTEHDITSVCWGRDACPPSKCSRPIIWTDGRKVTEGYHAKYVLKGNLLKGDVSLTILNAQETDSGTYCCRVEIPGWFNDKTTNLQVVVERARVSTATPLTHTSPPTSAPGSASEASFTVRTWPPVSLSEAPETNSSISTHSQQYSEKSVYLRTGLCVGFLLILGLGLFLGRRYLRNMKKLSKFASLVFTHVCSSVAFWRPERAGNQSALEVEIHAEENIYTIH; via the exons ATGTCTTCTCATTACTTCCTGGACTGGATCCTTCTGATCTGGCTTGCAG GCCCTACAGTGTCAGGACTGCTGGTGAGGGGAGAGGTTGGTCAGAACATCACCATGCCCTGCTTTTACACGGTTAGGACAGAACATGACATCACCTCAGTGTGCTGGGGCCGTGATGCCTGCCCCCCTTCCAAATGTTCTCGCCCCATTATCTGGACAGATGGGAGGAAGGTGACAGAGGGGTACCACGCAAAGTATGTGCTGAAAGGGAACCTGCTGAAGGGCGACGTGTCCCTCACCATCCTGAATGCCCAGGAAACAGACAGTGGGACGTATTGCTGCCGTGTGGAGATCCCAGGGTGGTTCAACGACAAGACAACCAACCTCCAGGTGGTGGTTGAGAGAG CTAGGGTCTCTACTGCAACTCCTCTCACTCACACCTCTCCACCGACCTCAG CTCCTGGGAGTGCCAGTGAAGCGTCCTTTACTGTCAGAACGTGGCCACcagtttctctttcagaagCTCCTGAGACT AATTCATCCATATCAACTCACAGTCAGCAGTATTCAGAAAAGAGTGTTTACCTCAGAACTGGATTGTGCGTGGGGTTTCTGCTCATCCTCGGTTTGGGTCTGTTCCTAGGTAGAC GATATTTACGCAATATGAAGAAACTGAGTAAGTTTGCAAG CCTTGTTTTTACTCATGTGTGCAGCTCTGTTGCATTTTGGAGACCAGAACGTGCTGGGAACCAAAGTGCCTTGGAAGTTGAGATCCACGCAGAGGAAAACATTTACACAATACACTAA
- the LOC125700437 gene encoding uncharacterized protein LOC125700437 isoform X1, with amino-acid sequence MSHFVLFRWIVMQTFIAHTASETVVRGMMGQPVTLPCSYRVARVKDISDMCWGRGPCPNSKCNNKLLHTTGNRVTFRTSQRYNLQGYVSYGDVSLTIQELKAEDAGTYCCRVEIPGWFNDIKQNIQLVVLRATSVKKKPKKNGSKSTKRLRKTTFAPQTTSDLQGTEQTAVFLATAVPPAASATTESPRVTTAFFPPIFDQTASGTSLEKVGSTSALPDFSASFQAVDVRTDGDGISYSTELILLPEATTLREPTILQTPKSTLGPSAMNTASETVVRGMMGQPVTLPCSYRVARVKDISDMCWGRGPCPNSKCNNKLLHTTGNRVTFRTSQRYNLQGYVSYGDVSLTIQELKAEDAGTYCCRVEIPGWFNDIKQNIQLVVLRAPPVMTTMGRPPTSSNHFGTTTFAAQETPDLQATTWAAVPSAGPTTTWSPPTFDKTTSDNFLEQVVTTSAPPDFSTDFQTSDAWTEGESVFCSTQPVSPPRVTSEFPSILLTADGTEEATFLWTDDVPTVGSLGKRLTSGIQEETVGWKELSLNDNSPARAKHISNTEVNPRSFRDYTEFSQQYRESWDETFFSHLHHSHHISHRDIHYFNVDTLIVTLEAKIHKEIYYEKP; translated from the exons ATGTCCCATTTTGTGTTGTTTCGCTGGATTGTGATGCAGACCTTTATAG CGCACACCGCATCAGAAACTGTTGTTCGAGGAATGATGGGACAACCTGTCACACTGCCTTGCTCCTACCGGGTGGCACGAGTGAAGGACATCTCTGACATGTGCTGGGGCAGAGGCCCGTGCCCAAACTCCAAGTGTAACAACAAACTTCTGCACACCACTGGGAACAGGGTGACGTTCAGAACATCGCAGCGGTACAACCTGCAGGGCTACGTTTCCTACGGAGATGTGTCTCTGACAATTCAGGAGCTGAAGGCAGAAGATGCGGGCACATACTGCTGCCGCGTGGAGATCCCGGGCTGGTTCAATGACATCAAGCAGAACATTCAGCTGGTGGTGCTTAGAG CAAcctcagtgaagaaaaaacCTAAGAAAAATGGTTCCAAATCCACAAAACGTctcagaaaaacaacttttgCACCCCAAACAACCTCTGATCTTCAAGGAACAGAGCAGACTGCTGTCTTCCTGGCAACCGCTGTCCCCCCAGCAGCTTCTGCAACCACTGAGTCTCCGAGAGTAAcaactgcttttttccccccaatatTTGATCAGACAGCAAGTGGCACTTCTCTAGAAAAAGTGGGGTCAACCAGTGCTCTTCCAGATttttcagccagttttcaaGCAGTTGATGTGAGGACTGACGGTGATGGCATCTCCTACTCGACAGAGTTAATCCTTCTTCCTGAAG CAACAACCCTGCGAGAGCCAACCATACTTCAGACACCGAAGTCAACCCTCGGTCCTTCAG CAATGAACACCGCATCAGAGACTGTTGTTCGAGGAATGATGGGACAACCTGTCACACTGCCTTGCTCCTACCGGGTGGCACGAGTGAAGGACATCTCTGACATGTGCTGGGGCAGAGGCCCGTGCCCAAACTCCAAGTGTAACAACAAACTTCTGCACACCACTGGGAACAGGGTGACGTTCAGAACATCGCAGCGGTACAACCTGCAGGGCTACGTTTCCTACGGAGATGTGTCTCTGACAATTCAGGAGCTGAAGGCAGAAGATGCGGGCACATACTGCTGCCGCGTGGAGATCCCGGGCTGGTTCAATGACATCAAGCAGAACATTCAGCTGGTGGTGCTCAGAG CACCTCCAGTGATGACAACCATGGGAAGACCTCCCACTTCCTCCAACCATTTTGGAACAACAACTTTTGCTGCCCAAGAAACTCCTGATCTTCAAGCAACCACATGGGCTGCTGTCCCCTCAGCAGGGCCTACAACCACCTGGTCACCCCCAACTTTTGATAAGACAACAAGTGATAACTTTCTGGAACAAGTGGTGACTACCAGTGCTCCCCCAGATTTTTCAACCGATTTCCAAACAAGTGATGCGTGGACTGAAGGTGAAAGTGTGTTCTGCTCAACACAGCCGGTCTCTCCTCCCAGAG tgactTCTGAATTCCCAAGTATACTTTTGACTGCAGATGGAACTGAAGAGGCCACTTTTCTCTGGACAGATGATGTGCCAACTGTAG GAAGTCTTGGTAAGAGGCTTACCTCTGGGATTCAGGAGGAAACCGTGGGCTGGAAAGAGCTGTCACTAAATGA CAACAGTCCTGCCAGAGCCAAACACATTTCAAACACCGAAGTCAACCCTCGGTCCTTCAG